The segment AAGGGTATCCACCCTTTGCACATCCATCGGAGTACCAAGGGTCGTCACCACCAGTGCCTGTGTTTCACCCCTCGTAAACAGGGCAGAACCGTGCGTTCTCGGCAGTATGCCTACCTCACAGGAAACGGGACGTATATCCCGTAACCCCCTCCCGTCAGGCCTTTTGTTCTCTTTGATAATCTGTTCGCGGACAACAAGCATCTCCGCATGATCAAAAACCTTCTTTACCTCTTTTTCTTCAGGTGCGCCTTCCTCACCGGTACAATATTCATTTATGATCTGATCCAGCAGTTCATTTAACGCCTGCTTCCGTTCTTTCTTGCCCGGTGTAAGATTCCTTTCCGCAATCTGGCCAAAATACTTGTTCCTGATCTCTTCAAGAAGGACTGTATCTAACTTCGGGGCGGGAACAGGCTGTTTTTCCTTTTCGCAGTTTGCCAGGAGCTCCTTCTGGAGTTCTACGATCTCCTTAATAAAGATATGACCGAACATGATAGCTTCAATCATAACTTCTTCGGGAACCTCCTTACTGGCCGCTTCGACCATCATAACGGCATCCTCTGTACCGGAAACCACGAGGTCCAGACTGCTTACCTCCAATTCGGAATGGGTAGGATTAACGACAAAATTCCCGTCTACAAGACCAACCCGCACCGACCCGGTAGGCCCCCCAAAGGGGATGCACGAAACGGATAAGGCGGCTGATGCTGCAACCATGGCGAAGACATCAGGATCATTCTCCTTGTCTGCTGAAAGCACCATAGACATGATTTGGACTTCATTCAGATATGTTTCAGGAAAGAGCGGCCTGATAGGACGGTCTATTAACCGCATGGTCAGTATTTCCTTATGGGTAGGCCTTCCCTCTCTTTTAAAGAAACCACCGGGAAACTTCCCCGCTGCGTATACCTTTTCCCGGTAATCTACGGTAAGAGGGAAAAAATCTAAACCTTCATTCACTGCCGCCGATACAGCCGTACACAATACTACCGTATCACCATATTGGACTATCACTGCACCGTCAGCCTGCTTTGCAACCTTACCTGTTTCCAAACTCAGCATTCTCTTGCCGATCATTCTTTCAACTTTACACTGTGGCATTCACGACCTCCAACCTTGTACCTTTTTCCTTTGACCAGCAAAAGAAACGAATACTATACACTTTTTTCATTGTAAATAGGGCTATAAAATCTCCTGTAATATTAAATTGTATCTTTCTTTGTGTCCTGCAGCTAAAAATGGCAAAATACTGTCAGATGATTTGTAACTATTCAACTCAATGATCTTCAGCAAGCCCCCCTTTCATAAAGGGGAAAATATGGTAAATGTTGCTGAATAGTTACGATTATTTCCTGATACCGAGTTTCGCAATAAGGTTCTTATACCTCTCATTGCTGTTTCTTGACAGATATTTCAATAATGCGGACCTGCGCCCAACCATTTTCAGCAGACCCCTCCGCGAGGTATGATCCTTCCTGTGTTCCTTAAGATGATTACTTAAATGATTAATATGCTGGGTGAGCAATGCTATCTGAACCTCCGGAGAACCCGTATCACTCTCGTGAGTTTTGAGGTCATTGATGATCTGCTGTTTCGTTTCTTTGCTTATCATGAATACTGATTCCTTATACAAAATACCATCATATCTGCCTTACAAACTTATATAGTGAACTTTTTACCGTTTCCGATTTTTCGCTAATACGGTAACACTATAGCAAATAGTATCTATCCTTTGCAACAAAAAATTCAGAGTTTTTCTGTAACGGGATGAAGCAACGTTTCTGTATCATTTGCAGATTACCCGGATGAAAAGAAAACAGAAACCACAGATTACACAGATGAAATGAAAAACCAAAATCACAGATTGCACAGCAACATGTAGGGTAAGCACCGCCCACCAAATAAGACCTGTGCAATCCGTGGTTCCTGCCTTTCCGTCTATGCAATCTGTGGTTTCCATTCCTTCAATCTGCGGTCTCAGTCTTTTTTCGCTTCGTGTCCTTCGTGTTAAATACATGTTTTGTCTGAAAAAGGAGACAAATATTATTTTCTTGATTTTCAGATAAACTTCATTTATATACGAGTATGAAAATATTCCGATAAAGGCAAACCCTGAGTGATCGGGGGACGCAATGGAAAGGGTCTTCGTAGACCGGTCGAACGGTTTACGGAAAAGATAGCCTTACTGCCGAAGATGTTTCTTCATTACCATCTTTGCAGTAAGGCTTTTTTTATTTCATGCACATTTTAACAAGGAGGATACTAGCGGCACG is part of the Candidatus Jettenia sp. AMX2 genome and harbors:
- the rpsO gene encoding 30S ribosomal protein S15, with the translated sequence MISKETKQQIINDLKTHESDTGSPEVQIALLTQHINHLSNHLKEHRKDHTSRRGLLKMVGRRSALLKYLSRNSNERYKNLIAKLGIRK
- the pnp gene encoding polyribonucleotide nucleotidyltransferase, whose protein sequence is MPQCKVERMIGKRMLSLETGKVAKQADGAVIVQYGDTVVLCTAVSAAVNEGLDFFPLTVDYREKVYAAGKFPGGFFKREGRPTHKEILTMRLIDRPIRPLFPETYLNEVQIMSMVLSADKENDPDVFAMVAASAALSVSCIPFGGPTGSVRVGLVDGNFVVNPTHSELEVSSLDLVVSGTEDAVMMVEAASKEVPEEVMIEAIMFGHIFIKEIVELQKELLANCEKEKQPVPAPKLDTVLLEEIRNKYFGQIAERNLTPGKKERKQALNELLDQIINEYCTGEEGAPEEKEVKKVFDHAEMLVVREQIIKENKRPDGRGLRDIRPVSCEVGILPRTHGSALFTRGETQALVVTTLGTPMDVQRVDTLEDEYSKKFMLDYNFPPFCVGEVKPLRGPGRREIGHGALAERALESVLPPENEFPYTIRVVSDIMESNGSSSMATVCGGVLSLMDAGVPITAPVAGIAMGLIKEGHEVCILSDILGTEDHLGDMDFKVAGTEKGITALQMDIKISGINEKIMRDALAQAREGMLAIIQELKKAIEKPREAISVYAPKLVHIKINPDKIGMVIGPGGKMIKKIQEETGAKIEIEDDGTVIISGTVAELVQKAKTWIERMTEEVQVGKIYTGKVLSLKEYGAFVEIIPGHDGLLHISELSDSYVERVEDVVQVGQEVEIKVIGIDDQKRVKLSRKAALKEKEKENEKEKGLSQPSSV